A window from Salvelinus sp. IW2-2015 linkage group LG5, ASM291031v2, whole genome shotgun sequence encodes these proteins:
- the LOC111964206 gene encoding leucine-rich repeat transmembrane protein FLRT1-like, whose translation MASEGVVELRDWLFLLMLCLTLLAEVLEIAAATGYDEEGDPVCPSVCRCDEDFIYCNDRGLSSIPPLPPSATVLYLQNNHIDNAGLPTSLERQLTIRVVYLYDNELDDFPMHLPPSLRELHLQDNNIRTLPRATLARMPLLEKLHLDDNSVSTVSIEDQAFVDNPRLRLLFLSRNHLSSIPSGLPASLEELRLDDNRISTIPTHAFRGLSSLRRLVLDGNLLANQRIADDTFSRLSNLTELSLVRNSLLTPPLNLPSTHLQRLSLQDNALIHIPRGSLDGMRRLQRLDLSGNNLTTLPRGLFKDLDNLGQLLVRGNPWHCGCNLRWLHDWLHARGNSITVRGLTCQGPDKVRDMALKDLTSQMEECEVPGIVAVGAGAGVGATGSETRDRGGGAEVGGVAASSTTLAPPQGSLFTLRSKRPGLGLPDSGLDYTLGSSGVGKSLALNVKPLTPDSIRVTWSVAQPTSSFRLSWLRLGTSAAMGSITETLVRGDRREYLLTSLHPRSSYIICMVPLAASSRGKGAMAGGNTDSDEAPVCAKAETSDPSQPDVGQEDNQDPEHMATLPLAGIIGGATAIVSLALIVAVFCWYRLRAGRLSSRDHYSRGSSRKSKHCNDYIESGTKKDTTILEIRGPGFQMTPMVTHQPLQPMPLREDYIIHTIFPSNGTGLYKGAHQVSNAGYGTNRGYREGGIPDIDYCYS comes from the coding sequence ATGGCGTCTGAGGGAGTGGTCGAGCTGCGTGATTGGCTGTTCCTGCTCATGCTCTGCCTGACTCTGTTGGCCGAGGTGCTGGAGATTGCTGCAGCCACAGGGTACGACGAGGAGGGAGACCCAGTGTGCCCCTCTGTCTGTCGATGTGACGAGGACTTCATCTACTGCAACGACCGTGGCCTSAGCTCTATcccccctctgcccccctctGCCACTGTGCTCTACCTTCAGAACAACCACATAGACAACGCCGGGCTCCCCACCTCCCTGGAGCGTCAACTCACCATCCGAGTGGTCTACTTGTATGATAACGAGCTGGATGACTTCCCAATGCACCTGCCACCTTCCCTCCGGGAACTGCACCTGCAGGACAACAACATCCGTACGCTTCCCCGCGCCACCCTGGCCCGCATGCCACTGCTGGAGAAGCTGCACCTGGACGACAACTCTGTCTCCACCGTCAGCATCGAGGACCAGGCCTTCGTTGACAACCCACGGCTGCGCCTGCTTTTCCTGTCACGTAACCACCTGTCCAGCATCCCTTCTGGGCTCCCAGCCTCTCTGGAGGAACTGAGGCTGGACGACAACCGCATCTCCACCATCCCCACCCACGCCTTCCGTGGCCTCTCCTCCCTGCGACGCCTCGTTCTGGACGGGAACCTCCTGGCCAACCAGCGCATCGCAGACGACACCTTCTCCCGCctctccaacctgacagagctttcaTTGGTGCGTAACTCCCTCCTGACCCCGCCACTCAACCTGCCCAGTACCCACCTGCAGCGTCTCTCTCTGCAGGACAACGCTCTGATCCACATTCCCCGTGGCTCCCTGGATGGCATGAGGAGGCTCCAAAGACTGGACCTGTCTGGCAACAACCTGACCACCCTGCCTCGGGGCCTGTTCAAAGACTTGGACAACCTGGGACAACTGCTGGTGCGGGGGAATCCCTGGCACTGTGGCTGTAACCTGCGCTGGTTACATGACTGGCTGCATGCTAGGGGTAACTCCATCACGGTGAGGGGCCTCACCTGCCAGGGGCCTGACAAGGTTCGAGACATGGCCCTTAAGGACCTGACCAGTCAGATGGAGGAGTGTGAAGTCCCAGGCATAGTGGCTGtcggggctggggctggggtcgGGGCCACAGGAAgtgagaccagagacagaggggGTGGAGCAGAAGTAGGAGGGGTTGCTGCTAGCTCCACCACCCTCGCCCCTCCACAGGGCTCCCTCTTCACCCTGCGCTCCAAGCGGCCCGGCCTGGGGCTACCAGACTCTGGTCTAGACTACACACTGGGCAGCAGTGGAGTAGGTAAGAGCCTGGCCCTGAATGTCAAGCCCTTGACCCCCGACAGCATCCGTGTCACCTGGAGCGTGGCCCAGCCCACCTCCTCCTTCAGACTCAGTTGGCTGCGGCTGGGAACCAGCGCTGCCATGGGCTCCATCACAGAGACCCTGGTGAGAGGAGACCGCAGAGAGTACCTGCTCACCTCCCTGCACCCCCGCTCCAGCTACATCATCTGCATGGTGCCcctggcggccagctccaggGGTAAAGGAGCCATGGCAGGTGGAAACACTGACTCAGATGAAGCTCCAGTGTGCGCTAAAGCTGAGACATCAGACCCCAGTCAGCCAGATGTGGGCCAGGAGGACAACCAGGACCCTGAACACATGGCTACTCTGCCTCTGGCTGGGATCATTGGAGGAGCTACGGCCATCGTCTCTCTGGCGCTCATAGTTGCCGTCTTTTGCTGGTACAGGCTTCGGGCCGGACGCCTGTCTTCTCGTGACCACTACAGCCGTGGCAGCTCCAGAAAGAGCAAGCACTGCAATGACTACATTGAGTCAGGCACAAAGAAGGACACCACCATCCTGGAGATCCGAGGCCCAGGGTTCCAGATGACACCCATGGTTACCCATCAGCCGTTGCAACCCATGCCCCTCCGGGAGGATTACATCATCCACACTATATTCCCCTCCAATGGCACCGGCCTCTACAAAGGTGCCCACCAAGTGTCCAATGCAGGGTATGGCACCAACCGTGGCTATAGAGAAGGAGGGATCCCAGATATAGACTACTGTTACTCGTGA